In Desulfobacter hydrogenophilus, the genomic stretch ATGACCCACCCGGAACAGGTGGATCCGGTGGTGCCGGGCAAAGACTTCAAGGCAAAATTGCGGCCCTACCAGTCAAAGGGGGTAGACTGGCTGAACTTTTTGGCATCTTACGGATTTGGGGCCTGCCTGGCCGATGATATGGGGTTGGGAAAAACCGTCCAGATCCTGGCATGGCTGAGCACATTTCCGTCAAACCGCAAACGCCCCGCAAGTCTTCTGGTGGTGCCGGCCTCTTTGATTTCAAACTGGCAGTCGGAAATCAACCGATTTCTGCCCGGCCTTAAAACCTGTGTGGCCCATCCCGGTTTTACCCCTTCGAATTCACAGCCCGACAAGACAGAGAAGAACAAGGCATTCAAATTGACCAAAGCCCAGCTGAACCGCCTGGACCTGGTCATCACCAGCTACACTCTGGTGAAAAAATACGCCTGGCTTGCCAAGTATTCCTGGCACTGCCTGATCCTGGACGAGGCCCAGGCCATTAAAAATCCCGCCACCCAGCAAACCCGGGCCGTCAAAGCCCTGCCTGCGGCCCACCGGATCGTCATGACGGGCACGCCTGTGGAAAACCGGCTGTCAGACCTGTGGTCCTTGTTTGATTTTTTAAATCCTGGGCTTTTGGGCAAAAAACTCTGGGGACATGATACCGTTTTACATAAAAAAATAGTATTCCCGAAATTTTAGTGCATTTTTGTTGTCGAAATCAAGTAAGGTGTCCCCCGAATTATCCTAAGTAAGGTGTCCCCCGAATTATCCTGCTTACCGCAGGCTGGGTTTGCCCGCCATTCCGGACAAACAAAAAACCGACAAACAGATGCCGGTTCAAAAAATTGATTTTTTTACTTTTCATTTTTTGCCGTCAGATATAATGACCGTTTGATTTGTAGGATATAGATAGGTACTTTTAACCTGGATTAAACCATAGTTAAATAGCGCAATGTAGAGTGGATTTAGACCTATCAAGTTTTACAAATTGTTTTTCCTTGATCACATCAACCCTGTTTTACACTTTAGTAATTATCCTGACACCCTTCCAGTGTTCGCCTGCCCGGCAGTATCCATGGTTGCAGCGGTTTTTCCCTGTTAGGCCAGATGGCATGTTTTTTGCTTCTTGAAGCTAAGTGTGACCCATAAACAAAGACTCAAGTCAGGAGGACCGGCGTGACTGGCAACAAACAAACATTCAAGAAAGGGTTAATTCTCGTTATTGTCTTGATCACCGTTGCTGGAGCCCTGCTGTGGTCCAGAAACAGGGGGCTGAAAAAATCGGATTCCATTGCCTCGGGCAATGGTCGCATTCAAGCGACCGAAGTTGACATCGCAACAAAGTACCCGGGCCGTATTGCCGAAATTCTTTGCCGTGAAGGTGATTTTGTTGAGGCGGACCAGATCGTGGCCCGGATGGATACAAGGTCATTGGCGGCCCAGCTCAGGCAGGCAAAGGCATCCGTCGAACAGGTGCGTCATAGAAAAAGTTTTACCCAGGCCCTTGTCCGGCAGAGAAGCAGTGAACTGGCTGTCGCAAAAAAGGACTATGAACGTTCACAGGCAACCTATGCGTCAAACAAATATGCCATTTCAGCCAGGCAGATTGATCATGACCGTGCAGCAATGGAAACTGCGGCAGCCCTGCTGGCTGAAGCCCGGGCCCAGGTGCTTGAGTCGGAATCAATGATCCATATTTCGGTTGCAAAAGCCGAAGAGATCGAGGCCAACCTTACGGACAGTATCCTCAAAACCCCCATTCGTGGAAGGGTGCTCTATCGGCTGGCTGAACCCGGTGAAATCCTGGGGGCCGGCGGCAAAGTACTGACCGTGCTCGACCTGACCGATGTGTATATGACTATTTTTCTACCCACGGCCGAGGCCGGCAGGGTGGCCATGGGGGCTGAGGCCCGGCTTGTGTTTGATGCCCTGCCGGACATCGCGGTGCCGGCTCGGGTGTCGTTTGTTGCCCCCAACGCCCAATTCACCCCCAAGGCTGTTGAAACCAGAACCGAGCGGGAAAAGCTGATGTTCCGCATCAAGGTTAAAATTGACCCTGAATTACTCATGGGGCATCTGGAAAAAGTGAAAACAGGGGTACCGGGTGTGGCCTATGTACGGCTTGCCCCCCAGGCCCAATGGCCCGAGGATGTTCGGCGCAGGTCTTTGCCATGAACGTGACAAAAGACAGCATCGCCCGTGTTGCCAATGTCGGCCATTGTTATGGAAAAACCGTGGCCCTGGATGCCATTGATCTGAACATTCCTGCAGGTTGCATGGCCGGACTGATCGGTCCCGACGGCGTGGGTAAGTCGAGCCTGCTGGCTCTGATTTCAGGGGTGCGGAAAATTCAGCAGGGCACGGTCACGGTGCTGGGAGGTGACATGGGTGACCGGCATCACCGTGCCCGGGTGTGCCCGAGTATTGCCTACATGCCCCAGGGCCTCGGGCGAAACCTGTATATGACCTTGTCCGTGGTTGAGAATATGGCATTTTTCGGCCAACTGTTCGGCCAAAATCGAGTCGAGAGGAAAAAACGCACGGACGAGCTCCTTGCCGCCACGGGATTGCTGCCCTTCAGGGACCGTCCTGCCGGTAAGCTTTCCGGGGGGATGAAACAAAAACTCGGCCTGTGCTGTGCCCTTATCCATGACCCAGACCTGTTGATCCTGGATGAGCCGACTACGGGTGTGGACCCCCTTTCCCGTCGGCAGTTCTGGCAGTTGATCGGAACCATCCGTTCTCGCGGCAGGGGCATGGGTGTGATTGTGGCCACCGCCTATATGGAAGAGGCCGAGGGGTTTGACTGGCTCGCGGCCATGGACGGGGGTAAAGTGCTTGCCACGGGTAGCCCCGCCCGGCTGATGGAACAGACCGGCACCCAAAATCTGGACGCGGCATTTATTGGTCTGCTGCCCGAAAAAAAACGTAAAGATCATAAACAGCTGGTGGTGCCGCCGCGCACCAGCCTTGATGACGGTCCGTCGGCCATCAGGGCCGAGGGACTGACCCGGATTTTTGGTGATTTTACCGCCGTGGATCATGTGAATTTCGAAATCGCCCAGGGCGAGATCTTTGGTTTTCTCGGATCCAACGGCTGCGGCAAGACCACCACCATGAAGATGCTGACCGGTCTGCTGCCCCCATCAGAAGGCAGGGCTATGCTGTTCGGCCGGACGGTGGATGCCAATGACCTTTCCATTCGTAAACGGGTGGGGTTCATGTCCCAGGGGTTTTCCCTCTACACTGAACTCACGGTTTACCAGAACCTGGAACTCCATGCCCGGTTGTTCCACCTGCCGCTGGAAACCATTCCAGGACGGATCCAGGAAATGATCCAGCGGTTTAACCTGACTGAGTATGAATACGTCCTGTCCAGCAGCCTGCCCCTGGGGATCCGCCAGCGTCTGTCCCTGGCCGTGGCGGTCATCCATGGCCCGGAAATGCTGATTCTGGACGAACCCACTTCCGGGGTGGATCCCGTGGCCCGGGATCAGTTCTGGGAACTGTTGATCGAACTTTCCCGCAGGGACAAGGTCACCATATTTGTCTCCACCCATTTCATGAATGAGGCGGAACGCTGTGACCGGATTTCACTGATGCATGCCGGAAAAGTGCTTGCCTCGGACACGCCCGAGGCGTTGATCCGGGCACGCGCCAAAGACACTCTGCAGGAAGCCTTCATTGACTATCTGGAGGCTGCCGACGAAAATATCACCACGGTGCAGGCCCCCAAGCAGGAGGGTACATTACCTGATTCCAGGCACCGCCCCACCAGCGCCTTCAGCCCATTGCGGCTGTTCGGCTATGCCCATCGGGAGACCCTGGAAATCAGAAGAGACCCCATCCGCCTCACCTTTGCCCTCCTGGGCATGGTCATTTTGATGTTCATCATGGGCTACGGCATCACCATGGATGTAGAAAATATTTCGTTTGCTGTGCTGGACTTTGACCAGACACCAGAGAGCGTTGATTATATCCAGAACATTTCCGGTTCCAGGTATTTTGTTGAACGGCCATCCATTGCCAGTGGGACTGAACTTGAACAGCGCATGGGCAGCAGAGAATTAAGCCTGGCCCTCGAAATCCCGGCAGGCTTCGGTAAAGACCTTAAAAGGGGCCGGATTCCGGAGGTGGGCGCATGGATTGACGGTGCCATGCCCTTTCGGGCAGAAACCATAGCCGGCTATCTCCAGGGCATGCACTATGCCTATTTATCAGAACTTGCCATTCGCAGCATGGGCAGGGTACCCCGGATGACCATGGCCGATATTGAAATCCGCTATCGATACAACCAGGATTTCAAGAGTATTTACGCCATGGTGCCGGCCGTAATTCCGCTGTTGCTGATTTTCATCCCGGCAATTCTCATGGCCCTTGGCGTGGTGCGGGAAAAAGAGATAGGCTCCATAACGAACCTCTATGCAACGCCGGTGACCCGGCTGGAGTTTCTCATCGGCAAGCAACTGCCCTATATCGGCGTCAGCATGATCAGCTTTTTCGGGCTGTTGCTGCTGGCAATCTTTGTGTTTGGGGTGCCTCTTAAAGGCAGCTTCATTGCACTGACCCTGGGCGCCGTTCTTTATGTGACGGTTACCACGGGCCTGGGTCTGCTAATGTCGGCCTTGACCCATACCCAGATTGCCGCCCTTGCCGTCACAGCCATTGTCACGCTGCTGGCTGCGGTTAATTTTTCAGGCATGACCCATCCCGTGTCGTCCATGCAGGGTGTGGGAGCGGTGATGGGAAAATTTTTCCCGACCACTTATTTCCTGATTATCAGCCGGGGCGTCTTCACCAAGGCGCTGGGGTTCAGTGAGCTTTTTCGGAATTATTTCGCCCTTGCCGCGTTTATTCCGGTACTGACCCTTCTAAGCCTGATCTTTTTGAAAAAGCAGGAAAAATAACCATGAACAAATGTGCCAACATCTACCACCTGGGCGTCAAGGAGCTCCGCATTCTTTTTCGGGATCCCGTGTTGATTGTCCTGATCTTCTGGACATTTTCCGGTGGAATTTACAGTATCGCAAACACCACGTCCATGGAGTTGCACAACGCACCCATTGCCGTGGTTGATGAAGATCAGTCCCAGCTGTCACAGCGCATTATCAATGCCTTTTACGGGCCTTACTTCAAGACTCCGGAACGGATTGACCCTGATGGAATTGATACGGGTATGGATGGGGGAAAATACACCTTTGTCGTGGATATCCCACCCGATTTTGAGCGGGACCTGCTGGCGGATCGACAGCCGGCCATCCAGGTCAACGTGGATGCAACCATGGTAAGCCAAGCCTTTATTGGTTCCGGTTACATTGAAAGCATTGCCATGGGCGAAATCAACGAATTTGTGAAGGGTTCCCGGGGAGAATCCCCTTTGCCCATAGACCTTGCCGTCCGCACCAAGTTCAATCCCAACCGAAACAGTGCCTGGTTCGGTAGCGTCATGGAGTTCATCAACAACATCACCCTGCTGTCCATTATCCTCACCGGTGCTGCGGTCATCCGGGAGAGGGAGCACGGTACCCTGGAGCATCTTCTGGCGATGCCGCTTACGCCGTTTGAGATCATGATGTCCAAGATCTGGGCCATGGGGCTGGTTGTTCTTACGGCTGCGGCATTGTCCCTGCACTTTATGGTGCAGGGGGTGTTGGCGGTGCCCGTGGCCGGTTCCATCATCCTGTTTCTGTCCGGTGCCATGCTGCATCTGTTCTCCACAGCCGCCATGGGTATTTTCATGGGCACGGTCTCCCGTTCCATGCCCCAGCTTGGCCTGCTCATGATTCTGGTCATTCTGCCTCTGCAGATGCTTTCCGGTGGTATTACCCCCCATGACAGTATGCCGAAGGGGGTCCAGGCCGTCATGGCGTTGGCGCCGACCACCCATTTTGTCAGTTTTGCCCAGGCGATCCTCTACCGTGGTGCGGGGTTTGACCTGGTCTGGCCAAGCTTTATGGCAATCATCGCCATTGGCATTGTGTTTTTTATGGCGGCCCTGGTCTTGTTTCGCAGGAGCATCAACGTAACGGCATAGGGCGCCGGAACATCACCGGGCCTGGCTATTTTTCATAATTTTCCATGATGGAAAACAAGAGGGATGATTAAAATGACAAGAACAAGACAATGTCTTCCCCGGTCCGGCACGGGCCATATAAATCTGTTCCCCCCGTGTTTGAACATCTTTGGGCTCCTGCTCGGGTTCCTGCTTGCCGGGTGTGCGGTTGTTGGACCGAATTATGTGGCTCCTGATCCCGGGGTGCCCAAAGGGTGGAACACGGCGCTGCCCAACGGACTGACAGCGACACCTCCCGATGCGCGGACCCTGGCCGGCTGGTGGTCAACCTTTAAGGATCCCGAATTAACGAAATTGATTGAACGCGCCGTTGCCGGCAACCTTGACCTGGGCCTTGGGCGTGCAAGGGTTCGTGAGGCACGGGCCCGGCGGGGGATTGCCAGGGCCGATGGTTTTCCGACCATTAACGTTTCAGGTGCTGCCACCCGGGTCGGCACCAGCAGTGAAACAGACCTGGGCACGGAAAACGACCTGTACGATGCAGGGTTTGATGCCGGGTGGGAGATTGATCTGTTTGGCAGGGTCAGGCGCTCCGTTGAGGCCGCAGGGGCCTCGCTTGAGGCCAGCCAGGAGGGCCTGCACGATGTCATGGTGAGCCTGCTGGCCGAAGTTGCCTTGAACTACGTGGAAGTACGATCGTTCCAGACCCGGCTGTCCCTGGCCGAGGCCAATCAAAGGACCCAGGAGCAGACCTATGGCATGGTCGTTACGCGCAGCCAGACTGGGCTGACCAGTAACCTTGACCTGGAACAGGCCCGGTACAATCTTGAAGAAACCCGGTCACAGATACCGCTGTTGCAGGTAGGACTTGAACAGGCCAAAAACCGACTGGCTGTACTGGTGGGCCAGAATCCCGGTTCATTGAAAGATGAACTGGCTGAACGAAAAACCATTCCCATGCCATTCCCGAAGATCGCTGTGGGGGTGCCGGCGGACGTCTTGCGCAGAAGGCCGGACATCCGCAAAGCAGAGCGGGAACTTGCCGCCCAGACCGCCCGGATCGGTGCTGCCACAGCCCTGCTTTACCCCCGATTTACTCTGTCCGGCTCCATTGGTCTGGAAGCGCTGTCCGTGGCCGCCATGCTTGAAAAGGAGAGCGGCACTTTCGATCTGGGCCCGTCATTTCAATGGAACCTCTTTGATGCCGGACGGATACGCCAGAACATTGAGGTGCAGAACGCCATCCAGGAGCAGGCATTGATTCGTTATGAGGCCTCAGTGCTCAAAGCCCTGGCCGAGGTGGAAGATACGCTGACCGGTTACGCCGAGGAGCAGGTCCGACAGCGCTCTTTGAAGGCGGCTTCGGGGGCGGCCCAGCGTGCCGTGGGTCTTGCTGAAGATCAATACCAATCCGGTCTAACTGATTTTCAAAATGTGCTCAATGGGCAGCGAGCCCTGCTGTCCCTCCAGGATCAGCTGGCACAGAGCCAGGGCGCTGTGACCTCCCATCTCATCAGCCTGTACAAGGCCCTTGGCGGCGGATGGACTTGTCTTGGGCCGGTCGCCCCGGGTAAAAATTTGCCCAAACAGTAAAGGGTCGGCACCCCGGGTTTAAAGATTTCTACCTGAGCAACTCAATAAAAGAGTATAGGATACGGATGAATTGGTGAATGTCTGAGGTTTGACTGTTGATGGATTGTTTTTTACATCGCGATTGCCCGATCCAGGGCATCCCTTGTTGTTGATCCAGGGATTTGATATATCTGCGCCGGAGAATAACAATGGCGGAGAGAAAATTCATTGACGGACAGAACTAAAGAACAACCGATTATTTCGGTCATGCCGGACCAGGCGTTGGTGCTTGAATGGGAAACGGTAAAACACACAGTTTCTCAGGACCGGGCACAGTGCCTGCTGGAAATTGCCCAAACCGCTGAAAACCGAAAAAGCGACTGGCTGTACGACCTGGGGTTTAAGCAATTCCCTTTAAATTTTTCAGCCTCCCTGGACTATTTCCTGCGGTTTTCCCGCTGTTTTGTCCGGGAACTGTTAAAAACGGCTGAACTTGAAACCTTAAGACAAGACGCTGTCATCAGCCTGCCGCAGGGGCTTATCAACGATTTTATTTCAGCCTGTCCCATGATGGCCGGGGCTGAATATGTAACCCCCGGCATGCTCGAAGGGCTGTGGCAGGGGTTTAATGGGGCGTTTTTCCGTGATATCAAGGCGTTCAAAGGCCGGGTCAGCGACTATTTCCGGAAAAAAAACCCGGATCTTCACCCGGCAGGCCGGGTGTTTTTCCATCTGGTGGAAAATAAAAATTCGAGCCTTCCCTTTGCCTTTATGGCCACCTATTCCGCAGGCATGGGGGCCAATGGAAAACCCAAGCACCTGCCCCTGAAACATGCCATCGAAACCCATGACGATGATGAGCTTCTAACCCTTTTATCCACGGTGTACAAGGCGGCAGAACAAAGCCGGATCGTGGCGGATCTCATTGAATCCGGCGAGTTGTTCCACCCCCTGGCCTGGGATGGGGATGAGGCGTTTTGCTTTCTCAAGGAGATCCCGGATTATGAGGCCTGCGGTGTGCTCTGCCGGATTCCGGACTGGTGGAAACAAACCGCTTCCACCCCCCGGGTGACCATCTCCCTGGGGGACAAAAAACCGTCCATGGCCGGGCTGGATGCCATGCTGGATTTCAACGTCAAAGTGGGATTGGGCAATCTGGAATTATCCAGGCAGGAGGTTGAAGCCATCCTGGAGCAGACCCAGGGCCTGGCGTTTATTAAAAACAAATGGGTGGCAGTGGACCCGGAAAAGCTGAAACAGGCCCTGAAAGCCTGTAACCGGATTGAGGATCTGGCCGCCTCGGGCATGACCCTGGGAACAGCCATGCGGACCCGGCTGGCCCCGGAAAAAATGCTTGGCCTGGACAATGCCGGCCAGGTGGATATCAATGTATCCAGCGGCACATGGTTGACATCCGTACTGGAGAAGATGACCCACCCGGAACAGGTGGATCCGGTGGTGCCGGGCAAAGACTTCAAGGCAAAATTGCGGCCCTACCAGTCAAAGGGGGTAGACTGGCTGAACTTTTTGGCATCTTACGGATTTGGGGCCTGCCTGGCCGATGATATGGGGTTGGGAAAAACCGTCCAGATCCTGGCATGGCTGAGCACATTTCCGTCAAACCGCAAACGCCCCGCAAGTCTTCTGGTGGTGCCGGCCTCTTTGATTTCAAACTGGCAGTCGGAAATCAACCGGTTTCTTCCCGGTCTTAAAACCTGCGTGGCCCACCCCGGTTTTACCTCATCGGCCCCACAGCCCGACAAAACTAAGAAAAACAAAGAGTTCAAGCTGACCAAAACCCAACTGGACCGCCTGGACCTGGTCATCACCAGCTACACCCTGGTGAAAAAGTACGCCTGGCTTGCCAAGTATTCCTGGCATTGCCTGATCCTGGACGAAGCCCAGGCCATTAAAAATCCCGCTACCCATCAGACCCGGGCCGTCAAAGCCCTGCCTGGAACCCACCGGATCGTCATGACCGGCACGCCTGTGGAAAACCGGCTGTCGGATCTGTGGTCCTTGTTTGATTTTTTAAATCCCGGTCTTTTGGGCAATAAAACGGAATTCGCAAATTTTGCCAAAACCCTGAAAGACAATCCAGGCGGATATGCCAGGTTGCGGCAGATGATCTTTCCCTATATCCTGCGCCGCCTGAAAACTGATAAAACCGTGATCACAGACCTGCCGGACAAGGTGGAGATGAAGGTCTTTGCCGATTT encodes the following:
- a CDS encoding HlyD family secretion protein yields the protein MTGNKQTFKKGLILVIVLITVAGALLWSRNRGLKKSDSIASGNGRIQATEVDIATKYPGRIAEILCREGDFVEADQIVARMDTRSLAAQLRQAKASVEQVRHRKSFTQALVRQRSSELAVAKKDYERSQATYASNKYAISARQIDHDRAAMETAAALLAEARAQVLESESMIHISVAKAEEIEANLTDSILKTPIRGRVLYRLAEPGEILGAGGKVLTVLDLTDVYMTIFLPTAEAGRVAMGAEARLVFDALPDIAVPARVSFVAPNAQFTPKAVETRTEREKLMFRIKVKIDPELLMGHLEKVKTGVPGVAYVRLAPQAQWPEDVRRRSLP
- the rbbA gene encoding ribosome-associated ATPase/putative transporter RbbA — its product is MNVTKDSIARVANVGHCYGKTVALDAIDLNIPAGCMAGLIGPDGVGKSSLLALISGVRKIQQGTVTVLGGDMGDRHHRARVCPSIAYMPQGLGRNLYMTLSVVENMAFFGQLFGQNRVERKKRTDELLAATGLLPFRDRPAGKLSGGMKQKLGLCCALIHDPDLLILDEPTTGVDPLSRRQFWQLIGTIRSRGRGMGVIVATAYMEEAEGFDWLAAMDGGKVLATGSPARLMEQTGTQNLDAAFIGLLPEKKRKDHKQLVVPPRTSLDDGPSAIRAEGLTRIFGDFTAVDHVNFEIAQGEIFGFLGSNGCGKTTTMKMLTGLLPPSEGRAMLFGRTVDANDLSIRKRVGFMSQGFSLYTELTVYQNLELHARLFHLPLETIPGRIQEMIQRFNLTEYEYVLSSSLPLGIRQRLSLAVAVIHGPEMLILDEPTSGVDPVARDQFWELLIELSRRDKVTIFVSTHFMNEAERCDRISLMHAGKVLASDTPEALIRARAKDTLQEAFIDYLEAADENITTVQAPKQEGTLPDSRHRPTSAFSPLRLFGYAHRETLEIRRDPIRLTFALLGMVILMFIMGYGITMDVENISFAVLDFDQTPESVDYIQNISGSRYFVERPSIASGTELEQRMGSRELSLALEIPAGFGKDLKRGRIPEVGAWIDGAMPFRAETIAGYLQGMHYAYLSELAIRSMGRVPRMTMADIEIRYRYNQDFKSIYAMVPAVIPLLLIFIPAILMALGVVREKEIGSITNLYATPVTRLEFLIGKQLPYIGVSMISFFGLLLLAIFVFGVPLKGSFIALTLGAVLYVTVTTGLGLLMSALTHTQIAALAVTAIVTLLAAVNFSGMTHPVSSMQGVGAVMGKFFPTTYFLIISRGVFTKALGFSELFRNYFALAAFIPVLTLLSLIFLKKQEK
- a CDS encoding ABC transporter permease, whose product is MNKCANIYHLGVKELRILFRDPVLIVLIFWTFSGGIYSIANTTSMELHNAPIAVVDEDQSQLSQRIINAFYGPYFKTPERIDPDGIDTGMDGGKYTFVVDIPPDFERDLLADRQPAIQVNVDATMVSQAFIGSGYIESIAMGEINEFVKGSRGESPLPIDLAVRTKFNPNRNSAWFGSVMEFINNITLLSIILTGAAVIREREHGTLEHLLAMPLTPFEIMMSKIWAMGLVVLTAAALSLHFMVQGVLAVPVAGSIILFLSGAMLHLFSTAAMGIFMGTVSRSMPQLGLLMILVILPLQMLSGGITPHDSMPKGVQAVMALAPTTHFVSFAQAILYRGAGFDLVWPSFMAIIAIGIVFFMAALVLFRRSINVTA
- a CDS encoding efflux transporter outer membrane subunit, yielding MTRTRQCLPRSGTGHINLFPPCLNIFGLLLGFLLAGCAVVGPNYVAPDPGVPKGWNTALPNGLTATPPDARTLAGWWSTFKDPELTKLIERAVAGNLDLGLGRARVREARARRGIARADGFPTINVSGAATRVGTSSETDLGTENDLYDAGFDAGWEIDLFGRVRRSVEAAGASLEASQEGLHDVMVSLLAEVALNYVEVRSFQTRLSLAEANQRTQEQTYGMVVTRSQTGLTSNLDLEQARYNLEETRSQIPLLQVGLEQAKNRLAVLVGQNPGSLKDELAERKTIPMPFPKIAVGVPADVLRRRPDIRKAERELAAQTARIGAATALLYPRFTLSGSIGLEALSVAAMLEKESGTFDLGPSFQWNLFDAGRIRQNIEVQNAIQEQALIRYEASVLKALAEVEDTLTGYAEEQVRQRSLKAASGAAQRAVGLAEDQYQSGLTDFQNVLNGQRALLSLQDQLAQSQGAVTSHLISLYKALGGGWTCLGPVAPGKNLPKQ
- a CDS encoding DEAD/DEAH box helicase, yielding MTDRTKEQPIISVMPDQALVLEWETVKHTVSQDRAQCLLEIAQTAENRKSDWLYDLGFKQFPLNFSASLDYFLRFSRCFVRELLKTAELETLRQDAVISLPQGLINDFISACPMMAGAEYVTPGMLEGLWQGFNGAFFRDIKAFKGRVSDYFRKKNPDLHPAGRVFFHLVENKNSSLPFAFMATYSAGMGANGKPKHLPLKHAIETHDDDELLTLLSTVYKAAEQSRIVADLIESGELFHPLAWDGDEAFCFLKEIPDYEACGVLCRIPDWWKQTASTPRVTISLGDKKPSMAGLDAMLDFNVKVGLGNLELSRQEVEAILEQTQGLAFIKNKWVAVDPEKLKQALKACNRIEDLAASGMTLGTAMRTRLAPEKMLGLDNAGQVDINVSSGTWLTSVLEKMTHPEQVDPVVPGKDFKAKLRPYQSKGVDWLNFLASYGFGACLADDMGLGKTVQILAWLSTFPSNRKRPASLLVVPASLISNWQSEINRFLPGLKTCVAHPGFTSSAPQPDKTKKNKEFKLTKTQLDRLDLVITSYTLVKKYAWLAKYSWHCLILDEAQAIKNPATHQTRAVKALPGTHRIVMTGTPVENRLSDLWSLFDFLNPGLLGNKTEFANFAKTLKDNPGGYARLRQMIFPYILRRLKTDKTVITDLPDKVEMKVFADLSPKQVVLYKKSVKDLKQAIETFTGIQRKGLVLSFLLRFKQLCNHPDQLTGSGDFKATHSGKFIRLCSICETVYEKRERVLVFTQFKEMTEPLRAFLETIFHHPGLVLHGSVPVAKRKKLIQTFQDDTYCPFMVLSLKAGGVGLNLTRANHVVHFDRWWNPAVENQATDRAFRIGQTQKVLVHKFVTRGTIEEKIDSMISEKQALADQVVTPSAQGLITEMDDKNLLDLFRLTLPE